One Pseudomonadota bacterium genomic region harbors:
- a CDS encoding DUF433 domain-containing protein, protein MIDWSSCLAVERDPRHVSGAWVFRGTRVPVAALFENLEDGAQIAQFIEWFPGVTLDQVRAVLDHAARSSPETVSA, encoded by the coding sequence ATGATTGATTGGTCATCGTGCCTCGCCGTCGAGCGGGATCCACGGCACGTCAGCGGCGCATGGGTATTCCGTGGGACTCGCGTGCCGGTAGCGGCACTCTTCGAAAACCTCGAAGATGGTGCGCAGATCGCGCAGTTTATCGAATGGTTTCCCGGCGTTACGCTTGATCAAGTCCGTGCGGTCCTCGACCACGCCGCGCGAAGCTCGCCTGAAACCGTATCTGCGTAA